From the Xenorhabdus ishibashii genome, one window contains:
- a CDS encoding ANR family transcriptional regulator, with the protein MTNKSYLYLADTATQKEKEEKYDLAAEYWEKAKNVATNLKNQLWAEYRQEHNKKRHSLHHCHSTALRSQKENKRMAAALKRHMNKQAVNNDSI; encoded by the coding sequence ATGACAAATAAATCCTATTTATATCTTGCTGATACAGCCACCCAAAAAGAGAAAGAAGAAAAGTACGACCTTGCAGCCGAATATTGGGAAAAGGCCAAAAATGTAGCCACCAATTTAAAGAATCAACTCTGGGCTGAATATCGTCAAGAACATAACAAAAAAAGACATTCATTACATCATTGCCATAGTACGGCATTAAGAAGCCAAAAAGAAAATAAACGAATGGCCGCAGCATTAAAAAGGCACATGAATAAACAGGCGGTGAATAATGACAGCATATGA
- a CDS encoding PerC family transcriptional regulator, with amino-acid sequence MTAYEQAIQEAKELESQNLFRRAADKWGDALSLSKDYKQEQECTKNNLRCVRKAQIKIQEGW; translated from the coding sequence ATGACAGCATATGAACAAGCAATACAAGAAGCCAAAGAATTAGAAAGCCAGAATTTATTTCGTCGTGCTGCTGATAAATGGGGTGATGCTCTTTCTTTATCCAAAGATTACAAGCAAGAACAAGAGTGTACCAAGAATAATCTGCGCTGCGTCCGGAAAGCACAAATCAAAATACAGGAGGGGTGGTAA
- a CDS encoding tyrosine-type recombinase/integrase, giving the protein MAITDSWLRSINGRPQEKITTKSDRDGLSVRVTPKGKIIFQLRYRWNGKGDRIDIGTYPATSLKEARDAVTSYRGELEQHRNPKIVKRIHKESALSAVTVEELIREWWKITMQGTKVNADNILRSFEIYVFPKIGKLPHDELTLHVWLSLIEDVAKQVPSIGDRILTYSKKAHKWAVRRGITNLTPLSDVEKSDISGKYIDDDTDLDSEIGERTLSEEELVVLFCVINNPKYNPRNALIIKLCLLFGCRIGELLKAKVSDFDYEKNVWIVPPKNHKTGRRSKKPIIRPIIPAAKELIGQAKKLNYGSEYLLTVRRGESFTKRSYSNIILTLNKKMSEYLGDSYVSWSIHDLRRTMRTGVSELTSPHVAEIMIGHKLPGVWQVYDKHTYLNEQREAYERWWDKLTKIVSRPPTQEYLAVKS; this is encoded by the coding sequence ATGGCAATTACTGATTCTTGGCTCCGTTCTATTAATGGTAGGCCTCAAGAAAAAATCACTACCAAGTCAGATAGGGATGGTCTGTCTGTTCGTGTGACACCTAAAGGAAAAATCATATTTCAACTCAGGTATCGCTGGAACGGGAAAGGGGATCGAATTGACATCGGAACCTATCCAGCAACTAGCTTAAAAGAAGCTCGTGACGCTGTAACTTCCTACCGTGGAGAATTGGAACAACACCGTAATCCTAAAATAGTTAAACGGATACACAAAGAGTCAGCATTAAGCGCTGTGACCGTAGAGGAATTAATACGGGAGTGGTGGAAAATTACAATGCAGGGAACAAAGGTTAATGCTGATAATATATTACGTTCTTTCGAAATTTATGTCTTCCCAAAAATCGGCAAATTACCCCATGACGAGCTGACACTTCATGTCTGGCTTTCTTTGATTGAAGATGTTGCCAAACAGGTTCCTTCTATTGGTGATCGCATATTAACATATTCTAAGAAGGCTCATAAGTGGGCTGTTCGGAGGGGAATAACCAACCTCACTCCATTATCTGATGTAGAAAAAAGTGATATAAGTGGAAAATATATAGATGACGATACCGATTTAGATTCTGAAATTGGCGAAAGAACATTGAGCGAAGAAGAATTGGTGGTTCTTTTCTGTGTTATTAATAACCCTAAATATAATCCACGTAATGCACTAATAATAAAATTGTGCTTGTTATTTGGTTGTCGTATTGGTGAGCTATTGAAAGCCAAAGTTAGCGACTTTGACTATGAGAAGAATGTTTGGATTGTTCCTCCTAAAAATCACAAGACAGGCAGAAGATCTAAAAAACCCATTATTAGACCCATTATTCCTGCGGCTAAGGAGTTAATTGGGCAGGCGAAGAAATTAAACTATGGGAGTGAATATCTGCTTACTGTGCGCCGTGGAGAGTCATTTACAAAGAGAAGTTATTCTAACATAATCTTAACTCTCAATAAAAAAATGTCTGAATATCTTGGTGATTCCTATGTTTCTTGGTCAATCCACGACTTACGAAGAACCATGCGCACCGGAGTATCTGAATTAACATCGCCTCACGTAGCTGAAATCATGATTGGTCATAAACTACCGGGTGTGTGGCAGGTGTACGATAAGCACACCTACCTAAATGAGCAGAGAGAGGCATACGAGCGCTGGTGGGATAAGCTGACTAAAATTGTTTCCCGCCCTCCCACTCAAGAATATCTTGCCGTAAAAAGTTAA
- a CDS encoding ORF6N domain-containing protein translates to MSKKNELVPVSAKELQIVEYRGQRVVTTEQLASGYGATTQQITNNFNRNKSRFIEGKHYHRIEGNEVEILRNSFRGVQISSKARSFYLWTERGAANHSKMLETDQAWNYFDDLTEFYFTRRDSITTEAELLSNPAKLRSMLSVYAENVERLEGENKTLSATVGSLEKHFTKGITLPAFCKGLNGVNTAKIMWWAMERNWLYNEQKDPEKKPRWRVASYARDRYLTEDENEIKPHGQDPFITRTAVLLEKGCHRLYALYMKGELPMKKSWNGEYQHDKAVYTPEVK, encoded by the coding sequence ATGAGCAAGAAAAATGAATTAGTTCCAGTATCAGCCAAAGAATTACAGATCGTTGAGTATCGCGGTCAGCGTGTTGTGACGACCGAGCAGTTAGCTTCGGGGTATGGTGCGACAACCCAGCAAATCACGAACAATTTCAACAGAAACAAATCTCGCTTTATTGAAGGCAAGCATTACCACCGCATCGAAGGTAATGAAGTCGAAATTTTGCGCAACTCATTTAGAGGTGTGCAAATTTCGAGTAAAGCACGCTCCTTTTATCTCTGGACAGAACGCGGCGCAGCGAACCATTCCAAGATGTTAGAAACAGACCAGGCTTGGAATTACTTCGATGATCTGACTGAGTTCTATTTCACCCGCCGCGACAGCATCACAACCGAAGCGGAACTGTTAAGTAATCCCGCGAAGTTACGTTCCATGTTGTCTGTGTATGCCGAAAATGTCGAACGCCTTGAGGGTGAGAACAAAACCCTGAGTGCAACGGTTGGCAGTCTGGAAAAACACTTTACCAAAGGCATAACCCTTCCTGCTTTCTGCAAAGGCCTGAACGGGGTGAATACCGCCAAGATCATGTGGTGGGCGATGGAGCGGAACTGGCTCTACAACGAGCAGAAAGACCCGGAGAAAAAACCGCGCTGGCGTGTCGCTTCCTACGCCCGTGATCGCTACCTCACCGAAGACGAAAACGAGATAAAGCCGCATGGACAAGATCCCTTTATCACCCGTACTGCTGTGCTACTGGAAAAAGGCTGTCATCGTCTTTACGCCCTGTACATGAAAGGCGAGCTTCCCATGAAGAAGAGCTGGAACGGTGAATACCAGCATGACAAAGCGGTTTATACGCCGGAGGTCAAATAA